A window of Xiphophorus hellerii strain 12219 chromosome 7, Xiphophorus_hellerii-4.1, whole genome shotgun sequence contains these coding sequences:
- the LOC116723743 gene encoding aryl hydrocarbon receptor-like encodes MYAGRKRRKPVQRAVKQPPAEGTKSNPSKRHRDRLNGELEQLASLLPFPEEVTASLDKLSILRLSVSYLRAKNFFSVALSSQKGAAGARGNNEKPGGGEKQVCEGELLLQALNGFVLVTTADGTIFYSSHTIQDYLGFHQTDVIHQSVYELVHTEDQQELRRNLHWALNPSQAAGSAMSQDSPQEMEPDSSSSLVTYNPKQLPPENSSFLERNFVCRFRCLLDNSSGFLALNIQGRLKFLHGQNQQQENGGKGTTQLALFAIATPLQPPSILEIRTKNMIFRTKHKLDFTPLACDAKGKIVLGYTEAELRVRGSGYQFIHAADMLYCAENHVRMIKTGESGLTVFRLLTKENSWKWVQANARLVYKNGKPDYIIATQRPLLDEEGGEHLRKRSMHLPFTFATGEALLYQSNHPIADFIDGSQEKNSSKSKKSRAERLARDGLDPGSLLGALMSQDQSVYVYQPNTTFHSSFIGEQTNFSVSEPSRQSQSWDVPHNGVLEPGISEPSASFDPLLATLDSLTLEGQGVVDAEDGSCSNSELFGALEGLGLSAEDLELLLLDERMIRVEMDSDRVPALDDLLTNDEILSYIYNCIEGRAVSIEHGRQALPRTTATIPTTVSASESNPRSGADVQIHFPHCKPCLVGQAPIVQLSQQMQQHLNMQKGRLGHDWSQHRDQLTNGELLGHNPGLHNGHWTAQDTLICAGLHLQHTNTQHMVFSNKATELDGQFLQQQMHQQFQHYQQSITQKQLSEHCHVQQSSTTLNGMCDAFSNWSTTKPQWQDFDFTESPGNEPCPDNSQKPITSLDLCTNYRMAEMPNVDSTVSGSALYGKVGQQDRSEFTVSSFQQQQEEIALPSTQCPLPKTSLEQIVGVGKPCSQPGRSDMMSSEIGNDPSNSKMKGCILDTSYPGDCVNENGAAPPAVKVVSSETIPQVPESQASGFYL; translated from the exons GGTGAAACAGCCACCTGCTGAGGGAACAAAGTCAAATCCGTCCAAACGGCACAGAGACCGGCTGAACGGCGAACTGGAGCAACTGGCCAGCCTGCTGCCATTTCCTGAGGAGGTCACTGCTAGTCTGGACAAACTATCCATCTTACGGCTGAGCGTCAGCTACCTACGAGCCAAGAACTTCTTCTCTG TTGCCCTGAGCAGTCAGAAGGGAGCCGCTGGAGCCAGAGGGAACAACGAGAAACCAGGAGGTGGAGAGAAGCAGGTGTGTGAaggagagctgctgctgcag GCTCTCAATGGGTTTGTCCTGGTCACTACTGCAGATGGGACCATTTTCTATTCCTCTCACACCATCCAAGACTACTTGGGCTTCCATCAG ACTGATGTCATTCACCAGAGTGTGTATGAGCTTGTCCATACAGAGGACCAACAGGAACTGAGAAGAAACCTGCACTGGGCTTTGAATCCTTCCCAGGCTGCAGGATCTGCCATGTCCCAGGACTCCCCCCAAG AGATGGAACCTGACAGCAGCTCTTCTTTGGTCACCTACAACCCCAAGCAGCTTCCACCAGAGAATTCCTCCTTCTTAGAGAGGAATTTTGTGTGTCGCTTCCGCTGCCTGCTAGATAACTCCTCTGGCTTCCTG GCTCTGAACATCCAGGGCAGGCTCAAGTTTCTGCATGGACAAAACCAGCAGCAGGAAAATGGAGGGAAGGGCACAACTCAACTTGCCCTTTTTGCCATCGCAACTCCTCTGCAGCCTCCGTCCATCCTGGAGATCAGGaccaaaaatatgattttcagGACTAAACACAAGCTGGATTTTACACCCTTGGCCTGTGATGCTAA aGGGAAAATTGTTCTTGGGTACACTGAGGCTGAGCTACGAGTTCGAGGATCTGGCTATCAATTCATCCATGCAGCCGATATGTTGTACTGTGCTGAGAACCATGTCAGAA TGATAAAAACAGGAGAGAGCGGACTGACTGTGTTTAGGCTCCTCACCAAAGAGAATAGCTGGAAATGGGTCCAGGCCAATGCCCGGCTGGTGTACAAGAACGGCAAACCAGACTACATCATCGCCACCCAGAGGCCACTTCT AGATGAAGAGGGAGGAGAACATCTGCGTAAGCGCTCCATGCATCTCCCCTTTACCTTTGCCACAGGTGAGGCCTTACTGTACCAGTCCAACCACCCCATCGCAGACTTCATCGATGGAAGCcaggagaaaaacagcagcaagtCCAAGAAAAGCCGAGCTGAAAGGCTGGCAAGGGATGGCTTGGATCCTGGTTCTCTTCTTGGGGCTCTCATGAGTCAGGACCAGTCTGTATATGTTTACCAACCCAACACAACCTTTCACAGCAGTTTCATTGGAGAGCAGACAAACTTCTCTGTCTCTGAACCTTCAAGGCAGAGCCAGAGCTGGGATGTGCCTCATAATGGTGTTTTAGAGCCAGGCATTTCAGAACCCAGTGCCAGCTTCGACCCACTGCTAGCTACCCTGGATTCTCTTACCCTGGAAGGTCAGGGTGTGGTGGATGCAGAGGATGGGAGCTGTTCCAACAGTGAGCTGTTTGGAGCTTTGGAAGGGCTGGGTCTTAGTGCCGAGGacctggagctgctgctcctggATGAGCGAATGATCAGGGTGGAGATGGATTCTGACCGTGTGCCTGCGTTGGATGACCTGTTGACAAATGATGAAATCCTCTCATATATCTACAACTGTATTGAAGGTAGGGCTGTTTCCATAGAGCATGGGAGGCAGGCACTTCCTAGAACAACAGCAACGATCCCTACCACAGTGTCGGCATCTGAAAGTAATCCCAGATCTGGTGCTGATGTGCAGATACATTTTCCTCACTGTAAGCCTTGCCTGGTGGGGCAGGCTCCTATTGTGCAGCTGTCACAGCAGATGCAGCAGCACCTCAACATGCAAAAAGGCAGACTTGGCCATGATTGGAGCCAGCATAGAGACCAGCTGACTAATGGAGAGCTGCTGGGGCATAATCCAGGCCTCCACAATGGACACTGGACAGCTCAGGACACTCTCATCTGTGCAGGATTGCATCtccaacacacaaacactcagcacatggttttcagcaacaaggccaCAGAGCTGGATGGGCAGTTTCTCCAGCAACAAATGCACCAACAGTTCCAACATTATCAGCAGTCAATAACACAGAAGCAGCTCTCCGAGCACTGTCATGTCCAACAAAGTTCAACCACTCTCAATGGAATGTGTGACGCCTTCTCCAACTGGTCCACAACTAAACCTCAGTGGCAGGATTTTGATTTCACTGAAAGTCCCGGTAACGAACCCTGTCCAGACAACAGCCAGAAACCAATTACTTCTTTAGACTTGTGCACTAATTACAGAATGGCAGAAATGCCAAACGTGGATTCCACTGTCAGTGGAAGTGCTTTGTATGGGAAGGTTGGACAGCAGGACAGAAGTGAGTTCACAGTTTCATCTTTCCAGCAGCAGCAAGAAGAGATCGCCCTCCCCTCCACTCAGTGCCCTCTCCCCAAAACATCCCTGGAGCAGATCGTGGGAGTTGGAAAACCCTGCAGTCAGCCAGGCCGCAGTGACATGATGAGCTCCGAAATTGGCAACGACCCAAGTAACAGTAAG